Proteins from a genomic interval of Benincasa hispida cultivar B227 chromosome 7, ASM972705v1, whole genome shotgun sequence:
- the LOC120081389 gene encoding uncharacterized protein LOC120081389, whose translation MVRVASDGGTGRRLPQWMLGVRSDDQVQRSNDVEDNKKSLEEELDSQASLAKEANLVRCSRKSVLQQQKEILMDDSCILDCESNKRKGRKLKSSQIDEAKDADDLGAVRAKKSNRLRRKPLSSALEKRKRHRNLGSISNLDIQVQSPGGDDMELTVEDLMVIAKEYVEADMDSDDKHKISGERESSRINQRTSYTMNQAEGSFNTNNDSRQSSLDLKTSIPHGLTATSGGENVDTGVRTMGDPAKDMLDLFLGPLLKKSVEIEQSKFLATDVQFSCDLMSQNQRHNDNVGEVVSVTKKKSSLRDKVAIFLG comes from the exons ATGGTGAGAGTTGCTTCTGATGGAGGAACTGGGCGTCGTTTACCGCAGTGGATGCTGGGAGTTCGTTCTGATGACCAAGTACAGAGATCTAATGATGTAGAGGACAACAAGAAGAGTCTAGAGGAAGAACTTGATTCTCAAGCTTCCCTAGCCAAGGAAGCAAATTTGGTTAGATGTTCTCGAAAATCAGTGTTGCAACAACAGAAAGAAATTTTGATGGATGATTCGTGCATTCTGGATTGTGAATCTaataaaagaaagggaagaaaactaaaatcaagtcaaattgaTGAGGCTAAGGATGCTGATGACCTTGGGGCAGTCCGAGCTAAGAAATCGAATAGACTTAGAAGGAAGCCTCTGAGCTCTgctttggaaaaaagaaaaagacataGGAACTTGGGATCTATAAGCAATTTGGATATCCAAGTCCAATCTCCGGGTGGTGATGATATGGAACTGACAGTGGAAGATCTAATGGTCATTGCAAAAGAG TATGTTGAAGCTGACATGGATAGCGATGATAAGCACAAAATATCCGGAGAACGTGAATCTAGTAGAATAAATCAAAGAACAAGCTACACCATGAATCAAGCTGAAGGATCTTTTAATACTAATAATGATAGCAGGCAGAGTTCACTGGATCTTAAAACCTCAATTCCTCATGGTTTAACTGCAACTTCAGGTGGTGAAAATGTTGATACAGGTGTCAGGACAATGGGAGATCCTGCGAAGGACATGCTGGATTTGTTTTTGGGGCCTTTGCTTAAGAAGTCTGTAGAGATTGAGCAATCCAAATTTCTTGCAACAGATGTACAATTTTCTTGTGACTTAATGAGTCAAAATCAAAGGCATAATGATAATGTTGGAGAAGTAGTCTCAGTAACGAAGAAGAAGAGCAGCCTGAGAGATAAGGTAGCAATATTTCTTGGCTAA
- the LOC120081388 gene encoding gibberellin 2-beta-dioxygenase 6-like: MFEEDTTMMDSDPPLFRQYEFLLQSTAHLLPFNNGNLPTNSVMEECQLPLIDLKGLKSSNEKERVACRREIFEASEEWGFFQVINHGIRTELLNRMNKEQMKLFRVPFEKKSTSGILDNSYRWGTPTATHPNQFSWSEAFHIPLTKVAEPACYGEFIYLREVMEELASAMSKLARCLAGVLVQSLGHRKELFDDICDESTCFLRLNHYPICPFSGEVSGLVPHTDSDFLTVLHQDCGGGLQLMKGSQWVAVKPNPEALVVNIGDLLQAWSNDTYKSAKHRVVANPKRERYSIAYFLCPSYHSQIGSCRQPSPYRHFTFAEYRKQVRDDVEKTGYKIGLSNFRL, translated from the exons ATGTTTGAGGAAGATACTACTATGATGGACTCTGATCCACCACTCTTCCGTCAATATGAGTTCCTTTTGCAGTCCACAGCGCATTTACTACCATTTAACAATGGCAATCTACCAACTAACTCTGTCATGGAGGAATGTCAGCTTCCTCTTATTGATCTTAAAGGTTTGAAAAGTAGCAATGAAAAGGAAAGGGTGGCTTGCAGAAGAGAGATTTTTGAAGCATCCGAAGAATGGGGATTCTTCCAAGTGATAAACCATGGGATACGCACAGAGCTGCTGAACAGAATGAACAAAGAACAAATGAAGTTGTTTCGAGTACCCTTTGAGAAAAAATCTACAAGTGGGATTTTGGATAATTCTTACAGATGGGGAACACCAACTGCAACCCACCCAAACCAATTCTCTTGGTCTGAAGCTTTTCACATTCCCCTCACAAAGGTCGCTGAACCTGCCTGCTATGGCGAGTTCATTTACTTAAG GGAAGTGATGGAAGAACTGGCAAGCGCGATGTCGAAGCTAGCAAGATGTTTGGCAGGAGTTTTAGTGCAGAGTTTAGGGCACCGGAAGGAATTATTTGACGACATTTGCGACGAAAGCACATGCTTCCTCCGGTTGAATCACTACCCGATCTGTCCATTTTCCGGCGAAGTTTCCGGGCTGGTGCCACACACGGACAGCGATTTTCTGACCGTACTTCATCAAGATTGCGGCGGCGGACTTCAACTGATGAAAGGGTCGCAATGGGTAGCTGTGAAACCCAACCCAGAAGCCCTTGTTGTCAACATTGGAGATCTTCTTCAG GCCTGGAGCAACGATACATACAAGAGTGCAAAGCACAGAGTTGTGGCTAATCCGAAGCGGGAAAGATATTCGATAGCATACTTCCTTTGCCCCTCTTATCACTCTCAAATTGGGAGTTGCAGACAGCCTTCACCTTATAGACACTTCACTTTCGCAGAGTACAGGAAACAAGTCAGAGATGACGTGGAAAAAACTGGCTACAAAATAGGTCTTTCAAATTTTCGGCTTTAA